A genomic window from Magnetovibrio sp. PR-2 includes:
- a CDS encoding CZB domain-containing protein — translation MINFQDFVNAHLKWRSQLAEDKDKPGFDIEKIRRDNLCEIGKWFYGPGQEQFGDLAEFDAARQVHAKFHAAVACSLEDTGHSGSDDEFEDLVVALKLLSERIVRLTASQEAEVEISDECKKAFKLAEGHISAHATELAYTALSKLPCESCLYEGHCDDITRLLNAIRNASNG, via the coding sequence ATGATCAACTTTCAAGACTTCGTCAACGCGCACCTGAAATGGCGCTCGCAGTTGGCGGAAGACAAAGACAAACCCGGTTTCGATATTGAGAAAATCCGCCGTGATAATCTCTGTGAAATCGGCAAGTGGTTTTATGGACCCGGCCAAGAGCAATTCGGCGATTTGGCGGAGTTCGACGCCGCCCGGCAAGTCCATGCCAAGTTCCATGCCGCCGTTGCGTGCTCTCTCGAAGATACGGGCCACTCGGGCAGTGACGATGAGTTTGAAGACTTGGTCGTTGCGCTGAAGCTGTTGTCGGAACGCATTGTGCGCTTGACGGCTTCGCAAGAGGCAGAGGTCGAGATTTCCGATGAATGCAAAAAAGCCTTTAAGTTGGCCGAAGGGCATATCTCAGCCCACGCGACCGAGCTTGCCTACACGGCCTTAAGCAAGCTTCCGTGTGAGAGCTGTCTGTATGAAGGCCACTGCGACGACATCACACGATTGCTGAACGCAATTCGCAATGCCTCAAACGGATAG
- a CDS encoding UbiD family decarboxylase — MAYSSLRDFMEELERAGDLVRVSQPVSPHLEMTEIQTRLMAEGGPAVLFENPVKEDGTPYDSPVLVNLFGTVERVARGMGRKPEDLKSVGETLAFLRQPEPPGGWREALEMAPILKTVMSMKPKTVRSAPCQEVVLTGDDVDLAKLPIQGCWPGEPAPLITWPLVITEGPDPKGDKRDVANLGIYRMQVTGKNTTLMRWLHHRGGAQHFLRWKEQCDDPMPLAVVIGADPGTILAAVTPVPDTLSEYQFAGLLRGEKVQLVDCKTVPLQVPATAEIILEGHVSMTEVGDEGPYGDHTGYYNNVEPFPVFTVSAITMRAKPIYLSTYTGRPPDEPSVLGEALNDVFVPLFTQQFPEVRDFWLPPEACSYRVAVVSMKKAYPGHAKRIMMGVWSYLRQFTYTKFVIIVDEDIDARDWNDVMWALSTNVDPARDVVMVENTPIDYLDFASPDSGLGSKMGIDATTKIGNETKREWGEKIRMDQNVVEKVTNMWDELGLPGTGKPIWK, encoded by the coding sequence ATGGCCTATTCATCGCTCAGAGATTTTATGGAGGAGTTGGAACGCGCTGGCGACTTGGTGCGCGTGTCCCAACCCGTTTCGCCGCATCTGGAAATGACGGAAATTCAAACCCGTTTGATGGCCGAAGGCGGCCCGGCGGTTTTGTTTGAAAATCCCGTTAAAGAAGACGGAACGCCTTACGATTCGCCAGTTTTGGTGAATTTGTTCGGCACTGTCGAACGGGTTGCCCGTGGCATGGGGCGCAAGCCTGAAGACTTGAAAAGTGTCGGGGAAACCCTGGCCTTTTTGCGCCAGCCTGAGCCCCCGGGCGGTTGGAGAGAAGCGCTGGAAATGGCGCCGATCTTAAAAACTGTTATGTCCATGAAGCCCAAAACCGTGCGCTCGGCGCCTTGCCAAGAGGTGGTGTTGACGGGTGACGATGTGGATTTGGCAAAACTGCCGATCCAGGGCTGTTGGCCGGGCGAACCGGCACCGTTGATCACGTGGCCCTTGGTCATTACCGAAGGCCCGGACCCCAAAGGCGATAAACGCGATGTGGCTAATCTGGGGATTTACCGCATGCAGGTGACGGGCAAAAACACCACATTGATGCGCTGGTTGCATCATCGCGGTGGGGCCCAGCATTTTCTGCGTTGGAAAGAACAATGTGACGATCCCATGCCTCTTGCGGTGGTCATCGGGGCCGATCCCGGCACCATTTTGGCGGCTGTGACGCCTGTGCCCGACACATTGTCGGAATATCAGTTTGCCGGTTTGCTGCGCGGTGAGAAGGTCCAGCTGGTGGACTGTAAAACCGTGCCTTTGCAAGTTCCGGCGACGGCAGAAATTATTCTTGAAGGCCACGTCAGCATGACCGAAGTCGGTGACGAAGGCCCGTATGGTGATCACACCGGGTACTACAACAATGTTGAACCCTTCCCGGTCTTCACGGTTTCGGCCATCACCATGCGCGCAAAACCGATATATCTCAGTACCTACACCGGACGCCCGCCCGACGAGCCGAGCGTTCTGGGCGAAGCATTAAACGACGTTTTTGTTCCGCTGTTCACCCAACAATTCCCGGAAGTGCGTGATTTCTGGCTGCCACCCGAAGCGTGCTCTTACCGCGTTGCTGTGGTCAGCATGAAAAAAGCTTATCCCGGCCACGCCAAGCGGATCATGATGGGTGTGTGGTCGTACCTGCGTCAATTCACCTACACCAAGTTCGTCATTATCGTGGACGAAGACATCGATGCCCGCGATTGGAATGACGTGATGTGGGCACTGTCGACCAATGTCGATCCGGCGCGCGATGTGGTGATGGTGGAAAACACCCCCATCGATTATTTGGATTTCGCTTCGCCCGACAGCGGTTTGGGGTCTAAAATGGGTATCGACGCCACCACAAAAATTGGCAATGAGACCAAACGTGAGTGGGGTGAAAAAATCCGCATGGATCAAAACGTGGTCGAAAAGGTCACGAACATGTGGGACGAGTTGGGTTTACCCGGCACAGGGAAGCCCATCTGGAAGTGA
- a CDS encoding HD domain-containing phosphohydrolase, translated as MAPNETTVNTYSSDDEAVEGVDYARLIEIGISLSAERNHQRLLETILLEAKNMCNADGGTLYLCGNMVEREGEPEPVFEPEADGRFMKFEIMRTDSLGIAKGGTTGEDIPFPPISVYNPETGEPNHQNVASHVAVSGETVNIADVYEATAFDFTGPRKFDESTGYRSKSFLNVPLKNHSGEIIGVLQLLNAQNRNGESIPFSDRIVPMIEALSSQAAVAVDNQMLVQAQARLMDSFIKLIAGAIDAKSPYTGGHCARVPELAQMLAGAAVDADWGEFKEFHLNEEGYRELHLASWLHDCGKVVTPEYVVDKATKLETIHDRIHEVRMRFEVKKRELETETWKAIADGGEREALLAQLDEQLAKIDDDFAFVAECNVGGEFMADEKVERLKEIAEGTWTRTMDDRIGISHEELRRKEVEMPTDLPTVEKLLQDKKEHIFERDGTFEAPNAEHFGFDMQIPDKLFNRGEVYNLSIARGTLTAEDRYIIQNHIVQTIVMLGQLPFPKHLRQIPEYAGAHHETLIGTGYPRKLNKEDMSIPARIMALADVFEALTAADRPYKKPKTLSESVKILSFMVKDQHIDPNLFRLLLESGIYKEYAERFLKPEQMDEVDLSQYLDNAAE; from the coding sequence ATGGCGCCGAACGAAACCACTGTGAACACCTACTCATCCGACGACGAAGCTGTCGAAGGTGTTGACTACGCACGCCTGATCGAGATCGGCATCTCGTTGTCGGCGGAGCGGAACCACCAGCGTTTGTTGGAAACCATCTTGCTGGAAGCCAAAAACATGTGCAACGCGGACGGCGGAACGCTGTACCTGTGTGGCAACATGGTCGAACGTGAAGGTGAGCCGGAGCCGGTCTTCGAGCCCGAAGCCGATGGCCGCTTCATGAAGTTCGAGATTATGCGCACCGATAGCTTAGGCATTGCCAAGGGCGGCACCACGGGCGAAGACATCCCGTTCCCGCCGATTTCGGTCTATAACCCCGAAACGGGCGAACCCAATCATCAAAACGTGGCGTCCCACGTGGCTGTTTCGGGTGAAACCGTCAACATTGCCGATGTCTACGAAGCAACCGCGTTTGATTTTACGGGCCCACGCAAATTCGACGAAAGCACCGGATATCGATCCAAATCGTTCTTAAACGTTCCGCTAAAAAACCACTCGGGTGAGATCATTGGTGTGCTGCAGCTGTTGAACGCGCAAAACCGCAACGGCGAATCCATTCCATTTTCCGACCGAATCGTGCCCATGATCGAAGCCTTGTCGTCCCAAGCTGCCGTCGCCGTGGACAACCAAATGCTGGTCCAGGCCCAAGCGCGTCTGATGGACAGCTTCATCAAGCTGATTGCCGGCGCCATTGACGCCAAGTCGCCCTACACGGGCGGACACTGCGCGCGCGTGCCGGAACTGGCCCAAATGCTTGCTGGCGCCGCCGTGGATGCCGACTGGGGCGAATTCAAAGAATTCCACCTCAACGAAGAAGGCTATCGCGAACTACATCTGGCCAGCTGGCTGCACGATTGCGGCAAAGTGGTAACACCCGAATACGTGGTCGATAAAGCCACCAAACTGGAAACCATCCATGACCGCATCCACGAGGTACGGATGCGTTTTGAAGTCAAAAAGCGCGAGCTGGAAACCGAAACCTGGAAAGCCATCGCCGACGGTGGCGAGCGCGAAGCTTTGCTGGCCCAGCTAGATGAACAGCTTGCCAAGATCGACGACGATTTTGCTTTTGTCGCCGAATGCAACGTTGGTGGCGAGTTCATGGCGGATGAAAAAGTCGAACGCCTGAAAGAGATCGCAGAGGGCACATGGACGCGCACCATGGACGATCGCATCGGCATTTCACACGAAGAGCTGCGCCGCAAGGAGGTCGAAATGCCGACGGATCTTCCGACCGTGGAAAAATTACTCCAGGACAAAAAAGAACACATCTTCGAACGCGACGGCACATTCGAAGCGCCCAATGCCGAACACTTCGGTTTCGACATGCAAATTCCTGACAAACTGTTCAACCGGGGCGAAGTCTACAATCTGTCCATCGCACGCGGCACATTGACGGCAGAAGATCGCTACATCATTCAAAACCACATTGTGCAGACCATCGTGATGTTGGGACAATTGCCGTTCCCCAAACACTTGCGCCAAATCCCCGAATACGCCGGCGCGCACCACGAAACCCTGATCGGCACGGGCTATCCGCGCAAGCTCAACAAGGAAGACATGTCTATTCCTGCACGCATCATGGCTTTGGCCGATGTGTTCGAGGCGTTGACCGCTGCCGACCGTCCCTACAAGAAACCCAAAACCCTCAGCGAAAGCGTCAAAATCTTGTCGTTTATGGTCAAAGACCAACACATCGATCCGAACCTGTTCCGTTTGTTGTTGGAAAGCGGCATCTACAAAGAATATGCCGAACGCTTCTTGAAGCCCGAGCAAATGGACGAGGTCGACTTGTCGCAATATCTCGACAACGCTGCCGAATAG
- the ubiA gene encoding 4-hydroxybenzoate octaprenyltransferase yields the protein MTDQAQPLASDIRTESWIARVTPRALKPYMYLMRLDRPYGAWLLLLPCWWSIALASEGTWPNPIVLALFALGALIMRGAGCVMNDIADRDYDGQVARTATRPIPAGDVSIKQAIGFLVFLCLLGLAILLQFNLFAIAVGVLSLVTVVIYPYMKRFTYWPQIFLGLSFNWGALLGWAAVKGELSAAPGVLYAAGIFWTLGYDTIYAHQDKEDDILVGIKSTALKLGGATKGWLVFFYGGALTLVALAGWLAGLSVWFFPALLPAAVHLAWQVTTLDIDAPKNCLARFKSNRDFGLLVFLAVIVGQLSA from the coding sequence ATGACCGATCAAGCTCAGCCGCTCGCCAGCGATATTCGCACCGAAAGCTGGATTGCGCGCGTAACCCCCAGGGCGCTTAAGCCCTATATGTATTTAATGCGACTGGACCGTCCCTATGGGGCGTGGCTGTTGCTGTTGCCGTGTTGGTGGTCTATCGCTCTGGCCTCAGAAGGCACGTGGCCCAACCCAATCGTGTTGGCTCTGTTCGCGTTGGGGGCCTTGATCATGCGCGGTGCCGGATGCGTGATGAACGACATCGCAGACCGCGATTATGACGGCCAAGTGGCACGCACCGCCACCCGCCCGATTCCGGCGGGCGATGTCAGCATCAAACAAGCCATAGGTTTTTTGGTTTTTTTGTGCCTGTTGGGCTTGGCAATCTTGCTGCAGTTCAACCTGTTTGCCATCGCCGTTGGCGTGTTGTCGTTGGTGACGGTGGTGATTTACCCCTATATGAAACGCTTCACCTATTGGCCGCAGATTTTTTTGGGTCTGTCGTTTAACTGGGGGGCTCTGTTGGGTTGGGCCGCAGTGAAGGGTGAGCTGAGCGCTGCACCGGGGGTTCTGTACGCCGCCGGGATTTTTTGGACGCTCGGCTATGACACCATCTATGCCCACCAAGACAAAGAAGACGATATCTTGGTCGGCATCAAATCGACAGCCCTGAAACTGGGCGGTGCGACCAAGGGGTGGTTGGTGTTCTTCTACGGTGGCGCCCTGACTTTGGTAGCACTTGCCGGTTGGCTTGCCGGTTTGAGTGTTTGGTTCTTTCCAGCCTTGTTACCCGCCGCCGTGCACTTAGCATGGCAAGTCACGACCCTAGACATTGACGCGCCGAAAAATTGTTTGGCGCGGTTCAAGTCCAACCGGGATTTTGGATTGTTGGTGTTTTTGGCGGTGATTGTCGGCCAATTGTCGGCCTAG
- a CDS encoding 16S rRNA (uracil(1498)-N(3))-methyltransferase, with the protein MTSTKTITRLYCEGHLKAAETVVLSAGATHKLRAVLRAQIGDELLLFNTQNGEWRAELVSLGKNKAEAVCREQTRMPQQEPGPWLAFAPLKKDRLDQIVEKAVELGAERLIPVITARTENRRLRMERLNQQIVDAAEQCERLSVPALSDPVLLSKLGDVWPQDRTLLVAAERQDAPPLAQAVQNADQPLGIIIGPEGGFEPQELDGLLNLPISVPINLGPRILRAETAAISALGIIQAISGDWQKD; encoded by the coding sequence ATGACTTCAACCAAGACCATCACGCGCCTTTACTGCGAAGGCCACTTGAAAGCTGCTGAAACTGTCGTTTTAAGCGCTGGGGCTACACACAAGCTGCGCGCCGTTTTACGCGCCCAAATTGGTGACGAGCTCTTGCTGTTCAACACCCAAAACGGTGAATGGCGGGCGGAACTGGTGTCTCTAGGCAAAAACAAAGCCGAAGCTGTTTGCCGCGAACAAACCCGCATGCCCCAGCAAGAACCCGGACCGTGGTTGGCATTTGCCCCGCTGAAAAAGGACCGACTGGACCAAATCGTAGAAAAAGCCGTGGAGTTGGGCGCCGAACGCCTGATCCCCGTGATCACCGCGCGCACCGAAAACCGACGGCTGAGGATGGAACGCTTGAACCAACAAATCGTGGATGCGGCTGAACAATGCGAACGTCTGTCTGTCCCCGCCCTTTCCGATCCCGTCCTCTTGTCAAAGCTGGGCGACGTCTGGCCCCAAGACCGCACCCTATTGGTTGCGGCCGAACGTCAAGACGCTCCCCCCTTAGCCCAAGCTGTCCAAAACGCAGACCAGCCCCTTGGCATTATCATTGGACCCGAAGGCGGTTTTGAGCCACAAGAGCTTGACGGGCTTTTAAATTTGCCCATCTCTGTCCCAATCAATTTGGGCCCGCGTATACTGAGAGCCGAAACAGCAGCTATCTCCGCCTTAGGCATTATTCAAGCCATTTCAGGCGACTGGCAGAAAGATTAA
- a CDS encoding glutamate--cysteine ligase — MSDKNTPITDKRQLVEYFESGCKPRDQWLIGTEHEKFAYRLDDLRPLDYEGPQGIKLLLEKLQRFGWDPVTEDGNMIALKQTDGSSVTLEPAGQVELSGAPLDTIHDTCKEVGTHLQQVKAIAAEMGIAFLGIGYQPKWPRDTMPWMPKNRYAIMQDYMPKKGSLGLDMMQSTCTVQVNLDFDSEATMVKMFRLSLALQPIATALFANSPFKEGVPSGYLSYRSHIWTDTDPDRTGSLPFVFEDGFGFERYADYMLDVPMYFVYRDGKYIDASGQSFRDFLAGKLPALPGEYPTEKDWEDHLTTAFPEVRLKKYMEMRGADGGPWSRICALPALWVGLLYDQDAMDHAWSIVKEWSAEEIAQLREDVPRLALNTPFRDTNVGDIAMDVLECAHEGLVRRERLDGVGLDESRFLKPLFQIAEGGLTPAEDLLFAYERRWKGVVDPVFKEYAY, encoded by the coding sequence ATGAGCGATAAGAACACCCCGATCACCGATAAACGTCAACTGGTGGAATACTTCGAAAGCGGCTGCAAACCCCGCGATCAATGGCTGATCGGCACCGAACACGAAAAGTTCGCCTATCGCTTGGACGATTTGCGCCCGTTGGACTACGAAGGCCCGCAAGGCATCAAGCTTCTGTTGGAAAAGCTCCAGCGCTTCGGCTGGGATCCCGTCACAGAAGACGGCAACATGATCGCGTTAAAACAAACGGACGGCTCGTCCGTGACGTTGGAACCTGCGGGGCAGGTGGAACTGTCCGGCGCGCCGCTCGACACCATCCACGACACCTGCAAAGAAGTCGGCACACACCTGCAACAGGTCAAAGCGATTGCTGCCGAAATGGGCATCGCGTTTTTAGGCATTGGCTATCAGCCCAAATGGCCGCGCGACACCATGCCGTGGATGCCTAAAAACCGCTACGCCATCATGCAGGACTACATGCCGAAAAAAGGCTCGCTAGGCCTGGATATGATGCAGTCCACGTGCACCGTGCAGGTGAACTTGGATTTCGACAGCGAAGCCACCATGGTCAAAATGTTCCGCCTATCTTTGGCGCTGCAACCGATTGCTACGGCCTTGTTCGCGAACTCACCGTTCAAAGAGGGTGTGCCCAGCGGGTATTTGAGCTATCGCAGCCACATCTGGACCGACACCGACCCCGACCGCACCGGCAGCTTGCCGTTTGTGTTCGAAGACGGCTTCGGGTTTGAACGCTATGCCGATTACATGCTCGACGTGCCCATGTACTTTGTCTATCGCGACGGCAAATACATTGATGCCTCCGGCCAATCGTTCCGCGACTTCCTCGCCGGAAAGCTCCCGGCACTTCCTGGCGAATATCCCACCGAAAAAGATTGGGAAGACCACCTGACCACGGCATTCCCCGAAGTGCGTTTGAAAAAGTACATGGAGATGCGCGGTGCGGACGGCGGCCCATGGAGCCGTATTTGCGCCCTGCCCGCCCTTTGGGTGGGCTTGCTCTACGACCAAGACGCTATGGATCACGCCTGGTCCATCGTCAAAGAATGGTCGGCCGAGGAAATCGCCCAGCTGCGCGAAGACGTCCCGCGCTTAGCTCTCAACACCCCGTTCCGCGACACCAATGTCGGCGACATTGCCATGGACGTGTTGGAGTGCGCCCACGAAGGCCTGGTGCGCCGCGAACGCTTGGACGGTGTGGGCTTGGACGAAAGCCGCTTCTTAAAACCCTTGTTCCAAATCGCCGAGGGCGGCCTGACCCCTGCCGAAGATTTGCTGTTCGCCTACGAACGGCGCTGGAAAGGCGTGGTTGATCCGGTATTTAAAGAATACGCCTATTGA
- a CDS encoding EAL domain-containing protein, translated as MSDGKIALAEIEQALHNGEFCFHFQPKISFQSGAIIGGEALLRWQKEDGQLIPPGLFLPQAEESGFITDITAVMVTELVQDIARLRVTKPDIQIAYNVSAQDLHSPYLVKMLRSFIGNQVINPGNIQIEITETAVVDQSSRIHNTLLDLVALGIEIVMDDFGTGYSSLDLLSQLPFSALKLDQGVVGRMTEDAKNTHIVRSSLLMAREMSIKTIAEGVETEGVYTFLLASGCVEAQGFWMSRPLPIEAFMQILKDQPKWPSSQMGFLYNAWVNHLSYRRKVLDTVYTMTMTKPDEWAKLPLLDLRHNPAYCRLGQWSRDVKRSGSTNTVYEKLEQLHRDMHAAGDTLIKTVQAQPGNNAVIKATDDFLRLSELVDKEVTSIVSISFADGLHARNPEDLIDKLEGA; from the coding sequence ATGAGCGACGGCAAGATTGCCCTTGCTGAAATTGAACAGGCTCTGCACAACGGCGAGTTTTGTTTTCATTTCCAGCCCAAAATTTCCTTTCAAAGCGGTGCTATCATCGGCGGGGAAGCGCTTTTGCGTTGGCAAAAAGAAGACGGCCAACTGATCCCGCCCGGCCTGTTTTTACCCCAAGCCGAAGAAAGCGGTTTTATCACCGACATCACCGCCGTCATGGTGACCGAACTGGTCCAAGACATTGCACGCTTGCGCGTGACCAAGCCTGACATTCAAATCGCGTACAACGTCTCTGCCCAAGATTTGCACTCCCCGTATCTGGTGAAAATGCTGCGAAGCTTCATCGGCAACCAAGTCATAAACCCCGGCAACATCCAAATCGAAATCACGGAAACCGCCGTGGTTGACCAGTCGTCGCGCATCCACAACACCCTGTTGGATTTGGTGGCACTGGGCATTGAGATTGTGATGGACGATTTCGGCACCGGGTATTCGTCCTTGGATTTGCTGAGCCAGTTGCCGTTCTCTGCACTTAAACTCGATCAAGGCGTTGTCGGACGCATGACCGAAGACGCCAAGAACACCCACATTGTGCGCTCCAGCCTGTTGATGGCGCGCGAAATGTCCATCAAGACCATTGCCGAAGGTGTCGAAACCGAAGGTGTGTATACCTTCTTGCTGGCTTCGGGCTGTGTCGAGGCCCAAGGTTTTTGGATGAGCCGACCACTGCCCATCGAAGCCTTTATGCAAATCTTAAAAGACCAGCCCAAGTGGCCGTCTTCCCAAATGGGTTTTTTGTACAACGCTTGGGTCAACCACTTGTCCTATCGGCGCAAAGTGTTGGACACGGTCTATACCATGACCATGACGAAACCCGACGAGTGGGCCAAACTGCCTTTGCTGGATTTACGCCACAACCCGGCGTACTGCCGTTTGGGTCAATGGTCCAGGGATGTGAAACGATCGGGCTCGACCAACACGGTGTACGAAAAACTCGAACAGCTTCACCGCGACATGCACGCGGCGGGCGACACCTTGATCAAAACCGTGCAGGCCCAGCCGGGCAACAATGCCGTGATCAAAGCCACGGACGATTTTTTACGCCTGTCGGAACTGGTGGACAAAGAAGTGACGTCCATCGTCTCCATCTCCTTTGCAGACGGCCTGCATGCGCGCAATCCCGAAGACCTGATCGATAAGTTGGAAGGGGCGTAG